One window from the genome of Pseudobdellovibrionaceae bacterium encodes:
- a CDS encoding LysM peptidoglycan-binding domain-containing protein, whose protein sequence is MKATRNILNVIVLSLAFSSFVACTSAPKKSEVAATPNDSYFNTDTSESYSDSDAFDAESDDSYSNAEESGDTSAYTSYETSDVDLPESLPTKEEEVSSSAYQSPDESLSASSYNHNNMGATTTYKVKRGDTLMKIAFEFYGDYSKWRNIYNTNRALIGTPETMPTGITLTINDVKNDVQVARNGNAYVIQPEDTLKSISMDLYGTTAKWQSLWHNNPQLIKDPNRIYHGFTMYYVPDHKTRQLSTEHYEEPASEQTQESESNYYE, encoded by the coding sequence ATGAAAGCAACGAGAAACATTTTAAATGTTATTGTTTTATCTTTAGCATTTTCCAGTTTTGTAGCATGTACATCTGCACCAAAGAAGTCCGAAGTGGCAGCCACTCCTAATGACAGCTATTTTAATACAGACACTAGTGAAAGTTATTCAGACAGTGATGCCTTCGATGCAGAAAGTGACGATTCATATAGTAATGCCGAAGAATCTGGAGACACTTCAGCATACACATCTTATGAAACTTCTGATGTTGATTTGCCAGAAAGCCTTCCAACAAAAGAGGAAGAAGTTTCATCTTCTGCTTATCAAAGCCCAGACGAAAGCCTAAGTGCGAGTTCCTATAATCATAATAATATGGGTGCCACAACCACTTATAAGGTGAAGCGTGGTGATACATTGATGAAGATTGCTTTTGAATTTTATGGTGACTATTCAAAATGGAGAAATATTTATAATACCAATCGTGCGTTAATTGGGACTCCTGAGACTATGCCTACTGGGATCACCCTAACAATCAATGATGTTAAAAATGATGTGCAAGTGGCTCGTAACGGAAACGCTTATGTGATTCAGCCCGAGGACACCCTTAAATCTATTTCTATGGACCTTTATGGAACAACAGCAAAGTGGCAAAGCCTATGGCACAACAATCCCCAGCTGATCAAAGATCCTAATAGAATCTACCATGGGTTTACGATGTACTATGTTCCTGATCACAAGACTCGTCAGCTCTCAACGGAACATTACGAAGAGCCAGCTTCTGAACAGACTCAAGAAAGTGAAAGTAACTATTACGAGTAA
- the fsa gene encoding fructose-6-phosphate aldolase — protein MKFFIDTADISEIKDAHNKGWMDGVTTNPSLVAKTGKPHKEVIASICEIVKGPVSAEVLALDSQGMIKEGKELAKIADNVVVKIPMTEEGMIAVKTFAAEGIQTNVTLVFSPMQALLAAKAGATMVSPFVGRLDDISHIGMDIISQIQSIYRNYDFQTEVLVASIRHPIHLLEAAMIGADIATIPYKVFPQLTRHPLTDKGLEQFLADAQKVPNA, from the coding sequence ATGAAGTTTTTCATAGATACAGCAGACATTAGTGAAATTAAAGATGCCCACAATAAGGGATGGATGGACGGAGTCACTACCAATCCTAGTTTGGTGGCCAAGACAGGTAAACCCCACAAAGAAGTGATTGCCTCCATTTGTGAAATTGTGAAAGGTCCAGTATCTGCGGAGGTCTTAGCCTTAGATTCACAAGGTATGATCAAAGAAGGTAAAGAACTGGCAAAGATCGCTGATAATGTTGTCGTAAAGATTCCCATGACCGAAGAAGGCATGATTGCGGTGAAGACTTTTGCGGCTGAAGGCATCCAAACCAATGTTACTCTTGTGTTTTCTCCCATGCAGGCACTGCTAGCTGCTAAGGCAGGTGCGACGATGGTGTCACCTTTTGTAGGTAGACTAGATGACATTTCACATATTGGAATGGACATCATCTCTCAGATCCAGAGCATCTACAGAAACTACGATTTCCAGACTGAAGTCTTGGTGGCTAGCATAAGACACCCCATTCATTTATTGGAAGCCGCAATGATCGGAGCAGATATTGCGACTATTCCTTATAAGGTTTTCCCGCAGCTCACAAGACATCCTCTTACAGACAAAGGTCTAGAACAGTTCCTTGCGGATGCGCAAAAGGTTCCCAATGCCTAG
- a CDS encoding DUF1304 domain-containing protein has protein sequence MALIKDTLLVLIALQHLGFLYLEMFLWTKPFGRKVFRQTEEQAEQSKVLAANQGLYNGFLAAGLIWSTYADPTYSHKLAIFFLSCVAVAALYGGYSVGRKILMIQGGPALVALLMWLFL, from the coding sequence ATGGCCTTAATCAAAGACACATTATTAGTATTGATCGCATTACAACATTTAGGGTTTTTATACTTAGAGATGTTTTTATGGACCAAACCTTTTGGCCGTAAAGTCTTTAGGCAGACCGAAGAGCAAGCAGAGCAAAGCAAAGTACTTGCGGCCAATCAAGGGCTTTACAATGGGTTTTTAGCTGCGGGGTTAATTTGGTCGACCTATGCTGATCCGACATATTCACACAAACTAGCTATTTTCTTTTTAAGTTGTGTTGCTGTTGCGGCTCTATATGGAGGTTATTCCGTAGGGCGTAAGATACTTATGATTCAAGGTGGACCTGCTTTAGTTGCATTGCTGATGTGGCTATTTTTATAA
- a CDS encoding DUF4198 domain-containing protein, with protein MRYSAGLLAFLVTLTGHGLSDIEYRGLGVKLQISAQRMSPAFAALEDTHSVPASIQLDSSDNSKKFKQEHLYAGRPETVKVQLPKVVIAANTTSPLNEAIQKAHEVFVNSAPILVGTNTRQQLEGFVDTTRKIKKSFNIQPPILTAHTYGFRKEINNNRTTEVQNSKSINVDGVEVLVGGENFLASNVNSKSATRETSSVGMLASASFNPNLISQQAAKSVLNHEVERAVLKGQIILADGAVYPGETFNFYIQRIFDGMTQERGAVDPYTGEFEIDVNALRGKLTVELRHETGAAIAYGELQLNKLGNQNQNMAELKLKMVPTDEISVIGQVLSYESFDDIEVAVAGEPSRIHLDGDEESFRTDRQGKFEEAHVTSGSQILVTASHRGFWNTIELAESGKPIQPILHSDNRMQVMMELLEPYLPRSKIYSIIWGRVSHDGAPLAGATVTLQGYEDLQPLYFNFRIPNPKATRTSEDGYFAFINPPEGLHILKATHAKVKIPYESTIVKAHHTSIAQLETAPLKPVNVNIKEAFRATDAHIAARVSAPGSTSTWWLSARKNNVINFYDRSTPMPMDIDAGPEFVSTSTFINRRRTHLDVPLVRKNWLAGVLASKKVNVLPSAGMIMGMIEDGAHSVDLSQKTHATAIIYFDKAGRVVDRIQKGGGFIAVNVPHGVTTVSVTNSMAKTFKTLSLVEYGRLSLVSVPQSHTH; from the coding sequence ATGAGATATTCAGCAGGGTTATTAGCATTTTTGGTTACATTAACTGGTCACGGTTTATCTGATATAGAGTACCGTGGTCTTGGTGTTAAATTGCAAATCTCAGCACAAAGAATGTCACCTGCCTTTGCCGCTCTTGAAGATACTCATAGTGTACCTGCGAGTATTCAACTCGACTCCTCAGATAATTCAAAAAAGTTTAAACAAGAGCACCTTTACGCGGGTCGCCCTGAAACTGTTAAGGTTCAACTTCCCAAAGTTGTGATCGCAGCTAATACGACTTCACCACTCAATGAAGCCATTCAAAAAGCACATGAAGTTTTTGTAAACAGTGCTCCTATTTTAGTAGGAACAAATACAAGACAGCAGCTTGAGGGTTTTGTTGATACGACTCGCAAGATTAAAAAAAGCTTTAATATTCAACCTCCAATTCTTACTGCTCATACTTACGGGTTTAGAAAAGAGATCAATAATAATAGGACAACAGAAGTTCAAAACTCAAAGTCGATCAATGTAGATGGTGTTGAAGTGCTTGTTGGTGGTGAGAACTTCCTGGCGTCAAATGTAAACTCTAAGAGTGCTACTCGCGAAACCTCTTCTGTGGGGATGCTGGCTTCTGCTTCGTTTAATCCTAATCTTATTTCTCAGCAGGCTGCAAAGTCAGTTTTAAATCATGAAGTGGAGCGTGCTGTATTAAAAGGACAGATCATCTTGGCTGATGGTGCTGTTTACCCTGGTGAAACATTTAACTTTTATATTCAAAGAATCTTCGATGGCATGACCCAAGAACGTGGTGCTGTTGATCCCTATACGGGTGAGTTTGAGATAGATGTGAATGCCCTAAGAGGTAAGCTCACTGTAGAACTTAGACATGAAACAGGAGCTGCGATTGCCTATGGTGAATTGCAGCTAAACAAGCTCGGCAACCAAAATCAAAATATGGCAGAGCTTAAACTAAAGATGGTTCCTACGGATGAAATCTCTGTCATCGGGCAAGTCCTCTCTTATGAAAGTTTTGATGACATTGAAGTTGCGGTTGCAGGAGAACCAAGTCGTATTCATCTTGATGGTGATGAAGAGTCTTTTAGAACAGATCGACAAGGTAAGTTTGAAGAAGCTCATGTGACATCAGGATCACAAATATTAGTAACTGCTTCACACCGTGGGTTTTGGAATACTATTGAATTAGCTGAATCAGGTAAACCCATACAACCTATCTTGCACTCTGATAACAGAATGCAAGTGATGATGGAACTGCTTGAGCCTTACCTTCCTAGATCAAAGATTTATTCTATCATTTGGGGAAGGGTCTCTCATGATGGAGCCCCTCTGGCAGGCGCTACAGTGACACTACAAGGTTATGAAGATCTACAGCCTTTATATTTTAACTTTAGAATTCCCAATCCTAAGGCGACTCGTACAAGTGAAGATGGGTACTTTGCATTTATAAATCCTCCAGAGGGTTTGCATATCCTTAAGGCCACCCATGCTAAAGTCAAAATCCCTTATGAAAGTACAATCGTAAAAGCACATCACACCAGTATAGCGCAACTAGAAACAGCACCCTTAAAACCAGTGAATGTGAATATTAAAGAAGCCTTTAGAGCCACAGACGCTCATATTGCGGCTCGAGTTTCAGCTCCAGGAAGTACGTCTACCTGGTGGCTTTCTGCAAGAAAAAATAATGTGATCAATTTTTATGACCGCTCTACACCTATGCCTATGGATATTGACGCAGGCCCAGAGTTCGTCAGTACAAGTACATTTATCAATCGAAGGCGAACTCATCTAGATGTACCACTTGTCAGAAAGAATTGGTTAGCAGGTGTCCTAGCAAGTAAAAAAGTTAATGTTTTACCATCAGCGGGCATGATTATGGGTATGATCGAAGACGGTGCGCACAGCGTGGATCTAAGTCAAAAGACTCATGCCACCGCAATCATATACTTTGATAAAGCAGGCAGAGTTGTAGATCGGATTCAAAAAGGTGGTGGCTTTATTGCAGTGAACGTCCCTCATGGGGTAACGACGGTTTCAGTCACCAATTCAATGGCAAAGACCTTTAAAACTTTATCTCTTGTAGAATATGGAAGACTCAGCCTAGTGAGTGTTCCGCAAAGTCATACACATTAG
- a CDS encoding glycoside hydrolase family 55 protein — protein MKFFLVLLCVFVFAAEANSQITRDEILDPEIPLLEFSVKKWGATGDGETDDYASIQTAIKAQESSGKVILYFPPGRYKVSQTIRVSAPKESFHKFKFLIQGAGVRATEVFVTDKNKDTFYIEGRSDKDYAQGLFSDLTLGPERSKEDLGWPLQVKKVQKSVFKKFATKGSKCSVRNTGEGGGNSFNFDPGRVGKSARSGCLEF, from the coding sequence ATGAAATTTTTTTTAGTATTACTTTGCGTATTTGTATTTGCGGCCGAGGCGAATTCACAGATCACTAGAGATGAAATCTTAGACCCAGAAATCCCGTTATTAGAGTTTAGTGTTAAAAAATGGGGGGCTACTGGTGATGGTGAAACAGATGATTATGCTAGCATCCAAACGGCCATCAAGGCCCAAGAATCTTCGGGCAAAGTGATTTTGTATTTCCCTCCTGGAAGATATAAAGTCAGCCAAACTATAAGAGTGTCTGCACCCAAAGAAAGTTTTCATAAATTTAAATTTTTAATTCAAGGCGCAGGAGTTCGCGCAACCGAAGTTTTTGTGACCGACAAGAATAAGGATACTTTTTATATTGAGGGAAGAAGCGATAAGGACTATGCACAAGGTCTTTTTTCAGATTTAACATTAGGACCAGAACGAAGTAAGGAGGACTTGGGTTGGCCCTTACAGGTTAAAAAAGTACAAAAGTCAGTGTTTAAAAAATTTGCAACCAAAGGCAGTAAATGTAGTGTTCGCAATACTGGAGAAGGCGGGGGCAACTCATTTAACTTTGATCCAGGACGAGTAGGAAAAAGTGCACGCTCTGGCTGCTTAGAGTTTTAA
- the dapA gene encoding 4-hydroxy-tetrahydrodipicolinate synthase codes for MSKKISSGVVTALITPFKNQDIDWESLEKLVEDQVRQGVDGFVVNGTTAESPSLSVDEVKKIYSFVKERAKDKTLILGAGLNSTHKTIELHTQFASLKPDAFLDVVPYYNKPTQEGLFQHFSAVAGKSSAPVILYNVPSRTLTSLSTETIARLAPHKNIMGIKEASGDIAFLKEIKASVPEHWSLMSGDDETSVEFVSNGGDGSISVLSHICGDLLKALFTLAKEAPVEAQKKFEPLLRISRQIFVEPNPTPVKWSLLEMGIINSAECRLPLLTLSEKYRADLSAETQKVKTLKL; via the coding sequence ATGAGCAAAAAAATAAGTTCAGGGGTGGTAACGGCACTTATAACTCCCTTCAAGAATCAGGACATTGATTGGGAGTCTTTAGAAAAGCTTGTTGAGGACCAAGTCCGACAAGGTGTGGATGGATTTGTTGTCAACGGAACAACAGCCGAGAGTCCATCACTCAGTGTGGACGAGGTGAAAAAAATTTATAGTTTTGTTAAAGAACGAGCTAAAGATAAAACATTGATTCTAGGTGCAGGGCTTAACTCTACTCATAAGACCATCGAACTTCATACGCAGTTTGCAAGTCTTAAACCTGATGCCTTTTTAGATGTGGTTCCGTACTATAACAAACCCACGCAAGAGGGTTTGTTCCAACATTTTTCAGCCGTAGCAGGTAAATCTAGTGCGCCTGTTATTTTATATAATGTGCCTTCGCGAACATTAACAAGTTTATCCACCGAGACGATTGCACGGTTAGCTCCTCATAAAAACATTATGGGAATTAAAGAAGCATCGGGAGACATTGCGTTTCTTAAAGAGATTAAGGCTAGTGTGCCTGAGCATTGGTCCCTTATGTCTGGTGATGATGAGACTTCAGTGGAGTTCGTGTCAAACGGTGGTGATGGATCTATTTCTGTCTTAAGCCATATTTGCGGTGATCTGTTAAAAGCTTTATTCACTTTAGCTAAAGAAGCTCCTGTAGAAGCGCAAAAGAAGTTTGAGCCACTTTTAAGAATATCACGACAAATTTTTGTAGAACCCAATCCAACACCTGTAAAGTGGTCTTTATTGGAGATGGGAATTATCAACAGTGCCGAGTGCAGACTCCCGCTTTTGACTTTATCTGAGAAGTACAGAGCCGATTTATCTGCTGAAACACAAAAAGTAAAAACACTTAAGCTGTAA
- a CDS encoding 7-carboxy-7-deazaguanine synthase QueE: MLKINEIFFSIQGESTYSGLPTVFVRTSGCHLRCHYCDTTYAYHEGHRVSVEDIIAKVEQYPTKYVCLTGGEPLLQKRIYELIDGLLEKDFILSMETSGDINCADVDPRVKKIIDVKTPDSGAADKFHENNLKFKDDGHTEYKFVICSERDLEWAFEFVKRHDLAKKNPVLFSPSHGKIAPEWLAQKILSNNAKVRLQLQLHKYIWSEHKRGV, encoded by the coding sequence GTGCTAAAAATCAACGAAATCTTTTTTAGTATCCAGGGCGAATCCACTTACTCTGGACTCCCTACGGTGTTCGTCAGAACATCAGGCTGTCATCTGCGTTGTCACTATTGCGACACCACATACGCCTACCACGAAGGCCACAGAGTCTCCGTGGAAGACATTATTGCCAAAGTCGAGCAGTATCCCACCAAGTACGTCTGCCTTACTGGAGGAGAGCCTTTACTACAAAAGAGAATCTATGAACTGATTGATGGGCTCTTAGAGAAAGACTTTATCCTCTCTATGGAGACCTCGGGTGACATCAACTGCGCCGATGTAGACCCCAGAGTGAAAAAGATCATTGACGTTAAAACCCCTGACAGTGGGGCTGCTGATAAATTTCATGAAAATAATTTAAAATTCAAAGATGATGGGCACACGGAGTACAAATTTGTTATTTGTTCGGAAAGGGACTTGGAGTGGGCTTTTGAATTTGTCAAGCGACATGACCTTGCGAAAAAAAATCCCGTCTTATTTAGCCCTTCCCATGGAAAAATTGCACCTGAGTGGCTGGCGCAAAAAATTTTATCAAATAATGCAAAAGTAAGGTTGCAATTGCAGCTACATAAGTATATTTGGTCAGAACACAAACGGGGCGTATAG
- the gmhA gene encoding D-sedoheptulose 7-phosphate isomerase — translation MEDQGLSKKPSKMQAKDFAIVKSANLEYFKPMIDVWKQSFNAAQETLSAFMGDPQQFEKCQSFAELLIQTYTNGGKVFSAGNGGSHCDAMHFAEELTGRYKKDRRPLGALALGDPSHVTCVSNDYGFNFIFSRQLEGLGREGDLFLGLSTSGNSANILEALRVARKCNIKTVALLGKDGGQAKDLADLAIIVPANDSGRIQEVHIKIIHTVIEVVERHFFPENYE, via the coding sequence TTGGAAGATCAAGGTTTATCAAAAAAACCTAGTAAAATGCAAGCTAAAGACTTTGCTATTGTAAAATCCGCCAATCTTGAATATTTTAAGCCCATGATTGACGTATGGAAACAAAGCTTCAATGCCGCCCAAGAGACCTTAAGTGCGTTTATGGGTGACCCCCAACAGTTTGAAAAGTGCCAGAGCTTTGCGGAGTTACTCATTCAGACCTACACCAATGGGGGCAAGGTCTTTTCAGCAGGAAATGGGGGCAGTCATTGTGATGCCATGCACTTCGCTGAAGAGCTCACAGGGCGATACAAAAAAGACCGCAGACCCTTAGGGGCCCTAGCTTTGGGAGACCCAAGTCATGTGACCTGTGTCTCTAACGATTATGGCTTTAATTTTATCTTTTCACGTCAGCTTGAGGGGCTTGGCCGAGAGGGCGATCTGTTCTTGGGCCTCTCTACAAGTGGAAATTCGGCAAATATACTAGAGGCTCTGCGTGTGGCTCGGAAATGCAACATCAAAACTGTCGCTTTATTAGGCAAAGATGGGGGGCAAGCCAAAGACCTTGCGGACCTTGCCATTATCGTGCCTGCAAATGACTCAGGACGCATTCAGGAAGTGCATATCAAAATTATTCACACCGTCATCGAAGTTGTGGAGCGCCACTTTTTTCCCGAAAATTACGAATAA
- a CDS encoding 4-hydroxy-tetrahydrodipicolinate reductase, with amino-acid sequence MIKVGLVGHSGRMGEEIKKMISEDSRFELAGTWDSREQKLLSDKGTWTSATIDGVIDFSLPDNFKKVVDWCQEHQVPLVSGVTGLEVEFSEKVKSLGYSQANAPLFWASNMSLGIATVREMLKALKVFKDEKFVISETHHIHKKDKPSGTAVTLQKDLENIIGQGRVQVEAYREGEVFGIHEIKVITPNEEIVVKHTALNRKVFAQGSLEVLHWIVGQTPDFYSVGDFLQDVTKS; translated from the coding sequence ATGATCAAAGTAGGTTTAGTCGGTCACTCAGGCAGAATGGGAGAAGAGATTAAAAAAATGATCTCCGAAGATTCTCGTTTTGAATTGGCAGGGACATGGGACAGTCGCGAGCAGAAACTTTTATCTGACAAGGGAACTTGGACAAGTGCCACGATTGATGGCGTTATTGATTTTAGTTTGCCTGATAATTTTAAAAAAGTAGTGGATTGGTGCCAAGAACACCAAGTGCCTTTGGTGAGTGGAGTTACGGGGCTTGAGGTGGAGTTTTCCGAAAAAGTGAAATCTTTGGGGTACTCCCAAGCTAATGCCCCTCTATTTTGGGCCTCAAATATGAGTCTAGGAATTGCGACTGTTCGTGAGATGTTAAAAGCTCTTAAGGTTTTTAAAGACGAAAAATTTGTGATCAGCGAAACTCACCATATACATAAAAAAGATAAGCCTAGTGGAACAGCGGTGACTTTACAAAAAGACCTTGAAAATATCATAGGCCAAGGGCGCGTTCAGGTAGAGGCGTATCGCGAAGGTGAAGTTTTTGGTATTCATGAGATTAAAGTCATCACGCCTAACGAAGAGATTGTTGTTAAACATACAGCTTTAAATAGAAAAGTTTTTGCACAAGGCAGTCTTGAGGTCTTACACTGGATTGTGGGTCAAACCCCAGATTTTTATTCAGTAGGAGATTTCTTACAAGATGTTACAAAGTCTTGA
- a CDS encoding DNA translocase FtsK, which translates to MKRVFNIKSEIIGSLWLALSVFVLCSLVSFDPSDRVLFDTFSGAASPVKNACGHVGAILSELLYKLFGVASFFIVLLTLHMAIKSFRKEKISSDRYGWALVLLCLVAISLSLYTNLNLFGGVVQQGGWIGYVLSKYALSVLNLTGTSIVLVLAYVICVILAVENPAAVFNWAKARWNRGSEESEDEDEDWDIEEPQSVWSQWALKIKNIFGVKNKAVRTELDTIEEDFEEEYDEEVDEEDHRIIPLSPVAKKSLKKKIQREQGFKIESFKRENVKKVARKIKDDEWEMPSLDLLNEPPSQFEGMSEDEIRQKSEQLVSKMEQFSVKGKIVGVKSGPAVTLFEFRPNADVKLSKITDLAEDLCLALSSESVRIIAPIPGRDVVGIETSNANRDTVFIKDIVSMDLFWKDSMALPIGLGRRADGYPMVVDLRKMPHLLVAGSTGSGKSVFVVSMITGMLLRHSPKTLKLILVDPKQVDLAAFNDLPHLLVPPIRDSKKAVNALRWAINEMDKRYRSMSKFRARDLEGFNECVSKFDAETKEEHAQINEQIDLEAPMKSYYFEPLPFIVIIVEEFGDLMSVDKVNVEQAVVRLAQMARACGIHLVLAMQSPRKDVVTGLIKTNIPGRISFKVASKMDSRVILDEGGAERLLSRGDMLFQSPGVSKPIRAHAAYVSEDEIESITEVWKEQSDPMYDAKAMRAVEGSSSALGEADDDMDMGDGIDEFDERYDEILAAISEMKEVSASLLQRKFKLGYPRAARLIEVFESQGVIGPANGSKPRKVLVGSLKDL; encoded by the coding sequence ATGAAGAGAGTATTCAATATTAAGAGTGAAATTATAGGTAGTTTATGGTTGGCCTTATCTGTTTTTGTGCTTTGTTCTTTGGTCAGCTTTGACCCTAGCGATCGGGTCCTTTTCGACACCTTTTCGGGTGCTGCAAGCCCAGTAAAAAATGCCTGTGGGCATGTGGGGGCGATACTTTCTGAGCTTTTATATAAGCTCTTTGGTGTGGCTTCATTTTTTATTGTTTTGCTCACCTTACATATGGCCATTAAGTCGTTCCGAAAGGAAAAAATTTCATCTGACAGGTATGGCTGGGCTCTTGTGCTGTTGTGCCTAGTGGCGATCAGCTTAAGTCTTTACACCAACCTGAATCTCTTTGGTGGAGTAGTCCAACAAGGGGGGTGGATTGGCTATGTTCTGTCTAAATATGCGCTAAGTGTTTTGAACCTTACAGGGACCAGTATTGTTTTGGTATTGGCCTATGTGATCTGTGTGATTCTTGCTGTGGAAAACCCTGCGGCGGTCTTCAACTGGGCAAAGGCGAGATGGAATAGAGGGTCGGAGGAGAGTGAAGACGAAGATGAGGATTGGGACATTGAAGAACCTCAAAGTGTTTGGTCCCAATGGGCTCTAAAAATAAAAAATATATTCGGGGTTAAGAATAAAGCCGTACGGACAGAGTTAGACACCATCGAAGAAGACTTTGAAGAAGAGTATGATGAGGAAGTGGACGAGGAAGATCATAGAATCATTCCTTTAAGCCCTGTTGCAAAAAAATCTCTTAAGAAAAAAATACAAAGAGAACAGGGTTTTAAAATTGAGTCCTTTAAGCGTGAGAATGTGAAGAAGGTGGCACGCAAAATCAAGGACGACGAATGGGAGATGCCGTCACTGGATTTGTTAAATGAACCTCCCTCTCAATTTGAGGGAATGAGTGAGGATGAGATTCGTCAGAAGTCAGAACAGCTTGTCAGTAAAATGGAACAGTTCTCAGTAAAGGGTAAGATTGTTGGGGTGAAGTCAGGCCCTGCGGTGACACTCTTTGAATTTAGACCCAATGCGGATGTGAAATTAAGTAAGATCACGGATTTGGCAGAGGATCTGTGTTTGGCTCTGTCTAGTGAATCTGTCAGGATCATTGCTCCCATTCCAGGGCGTGATGTGGTGGGGATAGAAACTTCCAATGCCAATAGAGACACGGTGTTTATTAAAGATATCGTTTCAATGGATCTTTTTTGGAAAGACAGCATGGCCTTGCCCATTGGTTTGGGTCGTAGGGCTGATGGTTACCCCATGGTTGTGGATTTAAGAAAGATGCCTCACCTTTTGGTGGCGGGATCAACAGGTTCAGGTAAATCTGTGTTTGTGGTTTCAATGATCACAGGGATGCTCTTAAGGCATAGCCCTAAAACTTTAAAGCTTATTCTTGTTGACCCTAAGCAAGTGGACCTTGCGGCTTTCAACGATCTTCCTCATCTCTTGGTTCCACCTATTCGTGACAGCAAAAAAGCTGTGAATGCTTTAAGATGGGCGATTAACGAAATGGATAAGAGATATCGTTCTATGTCGAAGTTTCGTGCTCGTGACCTAGAAGGATTTAATGAATGTGTTTCCAAGTTTGATGCAGAGACAAAAGAAGAACACGCACAGATCAATGAACAGATTGATTTAGAAGCCCCTATGAAGTCCTATTATTTTGAACCTTTGCCTTTTATTGTCATCATTGTCGAAGAGTTTGGGGATTTAATGTCTGTGGATAAAGTCAATGTGGAGCAAGCCGTAGTCAGACTCGCACAAATGGCCAGAGCTTGTGGTATACATTTAGTTCTAGCGATGCAGTCTCCAAGAAAAGATGTGGTCACAGGTTTAATCAAAACCAATATTCCAGGTCGAATCAGTTTTAAGGTCGCAAGTAAAATGGATTCTCGGGTGATTTTAGATGAAGGGGGTGCTGAAAGGCTTTTATCCCGTGGGGATATGTTGTTTCAGTCTCCAGGTGTGTCTAAGCCTATTCGTGCCCATGCGGCTTATGTGTCAGAGGACGAAATAGAAAGCATCACTGAGGTGTGGAAGGAACAATCTGATCCCATGTATGACGCTAAGGCCATGCGTGCGGTGGAGGGCAGCTCTTCAGCTCTGGGTGAGGCTGACGATGATATGGATATGGGAGACGGCATAGACGAATTTGATGAAAGATATGATGAGATTCTAGCTGCAATTTCAGAAATGAAAGAGGTCAGCGCTTCCTTGCTTCAACGAAAGTTTAAGTTGGGATATCCCCGAGCGGCTCGCTTGATTGAAGTTTTTGAGTCCCAAGGTGTAATTGGCCCAGCTAATGGTTCAAAACCACGCAAAGTTCTTGTGGGCTCCCTAAAAGATCTATAA